Proteins encoded together in one Micromonospora kangleipakensis window:
- the treY gene encoding malto-oligosyltrehalose synthase, translating to MSDTPRPDVTTAATTRVGSTYRVQIRPGFDLDATAGLADYLADLGVTHLYSAPLLTASPGSAHGYDVVDHRAVNPELGGEAGRQRLVRALRAAGLGLVVDIVPNHVGVAQPAANPAWWDVLRRGRDSAYADWFDIDWDRGRLLLPVLADSPDALDDLKVVEGELRYHEHRFPIADGTGAGTAREVHDRQHYELISWRRGDAELTYRRFFAVSDLAGLRVEDPAVFAATHAELLRWADAGELDGIRVDHPDGLRDPAGYLARLRAAAPAAWLLVEKILEYGEELPAWPVDGTTGYDALAAVSGLFVDPDAEGDFTALDTRLTGHATSWENLTHDTKLAAASRLLAAELTRLAALVPELDREEARAALAELAACFPVYRGYPPEGARHLAAARSEAGRRRPDLTAALDAVTARLRDPGHELAARFPQLTGAVMAKGVEDTAYYRWSRFVALNEVGGSPAHFGVPPAEFHRFAAARQVRWPASMTTLSTHDTKRGEDVRARLAVLSELPGRWAGRVSDWMSRAPLADPAFAHLLWQTAVGAWPIERGRLHAYVEKAAREASVSTGWADPDPAFERELHALVDRMYDDPELHAEITAFAAEITPAGWSNSLGQKLVQLAMPGVPDTYQGTELWENSLVDPDNRRPVDFAVRRDLLARLDGGWRPDVAADGAAKLLAVSRTLRLRRDRPELFAGYRPVPAHGPAGAHALAFDRGGAIAVATRLPLRLHRAGGWRDTTLSLPVHSVTDMFTGRVYSGSELLMHDLLSTYPVALLAPTDSVEAAA from the coding sequence ATGTCCGACACCCCCCGACCCGATGTGACGACGGCAGCGACGACGCGGGTCGGGTCGACCTACCGCGTCCAGATCCGCCCCGGCTTCGACCTCGACGCCACCGCCGGGCTCGCCGACTACCTCGCCGACCTCGGCGTCACCCACCTCTACAGCGCGCCGCTGCTCACCGCCAGCCCCGGCTCGGCGCACGGCTACGACGTGGTCGACCACCGGGCGGTCAACCCGGAGCTGGGCGGCGAGGCCGGACGGCAGCGGCTGGTCCGCGCGCTGCGCGCCGCCGGGCTGGGCCTGGTCGTGGACATCGTGCCGAACCACGTCGGGGTCGCCCAACCGGCGGCCAACCCGGCCTGGTGGGACGTGCTGCGCCGGGGCCGGGACTCGGCGTACGCCGATTGGTTCGACATCGACTGGGACCGCGGCCGGCTGCTGCTGCCGGTGCTCGCCGACAGCCCCGACGCCCTCGACGACCTCAAGGTCGTGGAGGGGGAGCTGCGCTACCACGAGCACCGCTTCCCGATCGCCGACGGCACCGGCGCGGGCACCGCGCGCGAGGTGCACGATCGGCAGCACTACGAGCTGATCTCCTGGCGGCGCGGCGACGCCGAGCTGACGTACCGCCGCTTCTTCGCCGTCTCCGACCTGGCCGGCCTGCGGGTGGAGGACCCGGCGGTCTTCGCCGCGACCCACGCGGAGCTCCTGCGCTGGGCCGACGCCGGCGAGCTGGACGGCATCCGGGTCGACCACCCGGACGGGCTGCGCGACCCCGCCGGCTACCTGGCCCGGCTGCGCGCGGCCGCGCCGGCCGCGTGGCTGCTGGTGGAGAAGATCCTCGAGTACGGCGAGGAGCTGCCGGCCTGGCCGGTGGACGGCACCACCGGCTACGACGCCCTGGCGGCAGTCAGCGGGCTCTTCGTCGACCCGGACGCCGAGGGCGACTTCACCGCCCTCGACACCCGGCTCACCGGGCACGCCACCTCGTGGGAGAACCTGACCCACGACACCAAGCTGGCCGCCGCCAGCCGGCTGCTCGCCGCCGAGCTGACCCGGCTCGCCGCGCTCGTCCCGGAGCTCGACCGGGAGGAGGCCCGGGCGGCGCTGGCCGAGCTGGCCGCCTGCTTCCCGGTCTACCGCGGCTACCCGCCGGAGGGCGCCCGGCACCTGGCCGCCGCCCGGTCCGAGGCGGGCCGGCGGCGGCCCGACCTGACCGCCGCCCTGGACGCGGTCACCGCCCGGCTGCGTGACCCCGGGCACGAGCTGGCCGCCCGCTTCCCGCAGCTCACCGGCGCGGTGATGGCCAAGGGCGTGGAGGACACCGCCTACTACCGGTGGAGCCGGTTCGTCGCGCTCAACGAGGTCGGCGGCAGCCCCGCCCACTTCGGCGTGCCGCCGGCGGAGTTCCACCGGTTCGCCGCCGCCCGGCAGGTGCGCTGGCCGGCCAGCATGACCACCCTCTCCACCCACGACACCAAGCGCGGCGAGGACGTGCGGGCCCGGCTCGCCGTCCTGTCCGAGCTGCCCGGGCGCTGGGCCGGGCGGGTGTCGGACTGGATGTCCCGCGCGCCGCTGGCCGACCCCGCCTTCGCCCACCTGCTCTGGCAGACCGCCGTCGGGGCCTGGCCGATCGAGCGGGGCCGGCTGCACGCGTACGTGGAGAAGGCCGCCCGGGAGGCGTCGGTCTCCACCGGCTGGGCCGACCCCGACCCGGCCTTCGAGCGGGAGCTGCACGCCCTGGTCGACCGGATGTACGACGACCCGGAACTGCACGCCGAGATCACCGCGTTCGCCGCCGAGATCACCCCGGCCGGGTGGTCCAACTCGCTCGGCCAGAAGCTGGTCCAGCTCGCCATGCCGGGCGTGCCGGACACCTACCAGGGCACCGAACTCTGGGAGAACTCGCTGGTCGACCCGGACAACCGCCGGCCCGTCGACTTCGCCGTACGACGGGACCTGCTGGCCCGGCTCGACGGCGGCTGGCGGCCCGACGTGGCCGCCGACGGCGCGGCGAAGCTGCTGGCGGTCTCCCGGACGCTGCGGCTGCGCCGGGACCGCCCCGAGCTCTTCGCCGGCTACCGCCCGGTGCCGGCGCACGGCCCGGCCGGGGCGCACGCGCTCGCCTTCGACCGGGGCGGCGCGATCGCGGTGGCGACCCGGCTGCCGCTGCGCCTGCACCGGGCCGGCGGCTGGCGGGACACCACCCTGTCACTTCCCGTTCATTCGGTGACTGACATGTTCACCGGTCGGGTCTACAGTGGCTCTGAGCTGCTGATGCATGATCTGCTGAGCACGTATCCCGTCGCCCTGCTGGCTCCCACCGATTCCGTGGAGGCTGCCGCATGA